A part of Saccharicrinis carchari genomic DNA contains:
- a CDS encoding DRTGG domain-containing protein: MKVCDLVDQLDLKVFCGNQGINNSVLGAYVSDLLSDVMGNVDENQVWITLQTHKNVVAIASLKEVAAIILVKGHEPEQAAREQSNQEGIPILGTKLETFEIAGKLYALLEKR, translated from the coding sequence ATGAAGGTATGTGATTTGGTCGATCAACTCGACTTAAAAGTATTTTGTGGTAATCAAGGCATCAACAATTCTGTGCTTGGCGCTTATGTGTCCGATTTACTAAGCGATGTGATGGGCAACGTAGATGAAAACCAAGTATGGATTACCCTGCAAACCCACAAAAACGTTGTGGCTATCGCTTCTTTAAAAGAGGTAGCAGCCATCATTCTGGTTAAAGGCCACGAGCCCGAGCAAGCAGCCCGGGAACAAAGCAACCAGGAAGGCATCCCCATATTGGGAACCAAACTGGAAACCTTTGAAATAGCCGGCAAATTATATGCGCTGTTAGAAAAAAGATAA
- a CDS encoding PHP domain-containing protein: MKNYRVDLHIHTVLSPCANLQMSPDVIVERALEQQLDIIGIADHNSTKQCEVIRQMGHEVGLTVLCGAEINTKEEVHCLTFFEDSNQLNQFQQYLDTHLPRIKNKPELFGDQVWVDKDNNILGEELRLLIVGLDASIDEVNRKVAELGGLFIPAHVDKPRNSISSQLGFLPGNLTVSGVELSANANMEAFKNKHPWIKKYSLITNSDAHIPEQIGSSYTIMQLQESSFNEVKMALKNETGRRVLSIMKKGERYGV; this comes from the coding sequence ATGAAAAACTATCGGGTCGATCTACATATCCATACGGTACTTTCGCCCTGCGCGAACTTGCAGATGAGCCCCGATGTGATTGTTGAGCGGGCCCTGGAACAACAGTTAGACATCATAGGCATTGCCGACCATAACAGCACCAAACAGTGCGAAGTGATACGACAGATGGGCCACGAAGTAGGATTAACGGTTTTATGTGGTGCCGAAATAAACACCAAAGAAGAGGTGCATTGCCTTACGTTCTTTGAAGATAGCAACCAACTCAACCAATTTCAGCAATATCTGGACACACATCTCCCCAGGATAAAAAATAAACCGGAGTTGTTCGGCGACCAGGTTTGGGTAGATAAAGACAATAATATTTTAGGCGAAGAACTAAGACTGTTGATTGTGGGTTTGGATGCATCGATTGACGAAGTGAACAGAAAAGTAGCCGAGTTGGGCGGATTGTTTATTCCGGCACACGTGGATAAACCCCGTAACAGCATATCCAGTCAATTGGGTTTTTTACCTGGCAATCTTACTGTTTCGGGAGTTGAGCTCAGCGCCAATGCTAATATGGAAGCGTTTAAAAATAAACATCCGTGGATAAAAAAATATAGCCTTATCACCAATTCCGACGCCCATATACCGGAACAGATTGGGAGCAGTTATACCATAATGCAATTGCAGGAATCATCGTTTAATGAAGTGAAAATGGCCTTGAAAAACGAAACCGGAAGACGGGTATTGAGTATAATGAAAAAAGGAGAGCGTTATGGAGTATGA
- a CDS encoding ATP-binding protein, whose amino-acid sequence MRDISMHLLDIVGNSVRAGAALVEVSVIENTNEDTMVLIVKDNGCGMDKETIAKAMDPFFTSRTTRKVGMGIPLLQQNAQLTGGNVLIESQPGNGTLLTATFIRSHIDRPPMGDLPGTLSLMVAGNPNVDFCFTYRINEQEYIFNSRSVKSVLDGVEISQAPVIKFIKEMINENLTEIGVEM is encoded by the coding sequence ATGCGCGACATATCCATGCACCTACTTGATATAGTCGGAAATTCGGTCAGAGCCGGAGCCGCACTCGTTGAGGTGTCCGTCATTGAAAACACGAACGAGGATACCATGGTGTTGATCGTTAAGGATAACGGTTGCGGCATGGATAAGGAAACAATTGCAAAGGCGATGGATCCCTTTTTTACTTCGCGCACTACCCGTAAGGTGGGGATGGGCATTCCCCTGTTACAGCAAAACGCACAACTAACAGGTGGAAACGTGCTTATTGAGTCGCAACCGGGAAATGGAACTTTACTTACCGCTACATTTATCCGTTCGCATATAGACAGGCCGCCTATGGGTGATTTACCCGGAACCCTAAGCCTGATGGTAGCAGGAAACCCCAATGTCGATTTTTGTTTTACGTACCGTATAAATGAACAGGAATATATATTTAATAGCCGCTCAGTAAAAAGCGTGCTCGATGGTGTTGAAATAAGCCAAGCCCCAGTTATAAAATTTATAAAAGAAATGATAAACGAAAACCTAACGGAAATTGGAGTGGAGATGTGA
- a CDS encoding (2Fe-2S) ferredoxin domain-containing protein, whose protein sequence is MAKVKTLDDLKKMREGLQSKISLRENSDRPEKLVQIKVSMATCGIASGAKETMSYLIEELDNRALDAVVTQTGCMGYCHSEPTIEVHVPGTDPVVYGDVDIKKAEEIITKHIIGGELVDGIIPAAYKTSNEHRNEK, encoded by the coding sequence ATGGCAAAAGTAAAAACCTTAGATGATCTAAAAAAGATGAGAGAAGGACTTCAGTCGAAGATTAGCCTTCGTGAAAACAGCGATCGTCCCGAAAAATTAGTTCAGATAAAAGTGTCGATGGCCACCTGCGGCATTGCTTCAGGGGCCAAGGAAACCATGAGTTATCTGATTGAAGAGTTAGATAATAGAGCCCTGGATGCGGTGGTAACACAAACGGGCTGCATGGGCTATTGCCACTCCGAACCCACCATCGAGGTGCACGTACCCGGAACCGATCCGGTGGTATATGGCGATGTAGATATTAAAAAGGCCGAGGAGATCATTACCAAGCACATCATTGGTGGTGAGTTGGTCGATGGTATAATACCTGCCGCCTATAAAACATCAAACGAACATCGTAACGAAAAATAA